A region from the Lolium perenne isolate Kyuss_39 chromosome 4, Kyuss_2.0, whole genome shotgun sequence genome encodes:
- the LOC127347751 gene encoding G-type lectin S-receptor-like serine/threonine-protein kinase SD2-5 — protein sequence MSTRYSFGTLSECTEGFTKKLGEGGFGLVFEGKLGEERVAVKCLECASQGKKELAEVETIVSIQHTNLVKLIGFCAEKFEGLLVYEYIPRGSLDRWIYYHYNNVPLDWCDRCRIILGVAKGLCYLHEECRRKFAHLDIKPQNILLDGNFNDKMADYGLCKLINREVLTMIRGTPGYMAPEWLTLRITEKVDVYSFGVVIMETISGRKNIDNSQPEENVQLISLLREKAQNIQLVDPIDKHTDDMVSHQEEVVQMMKLAIWCLQHDNIERPSMSNVIKVLEGAISVETFGANSLLYVQDKPSTYSVPSQASILSGPR from the coding sequence ATGTCAACGAGGTATTCTTTTGGAACGTTGAGCGAATGCACAGAAGGGTTCACTAAGAAGCTCGGAGAAGGTGGATTTGGATTGGTTTTTGAAGGGAAATTAGGTGAAGAGAGAGTTGCAGTGAAATGTTTGGAATGTGCCAGTCAAGGGAAGAAGGAATTGGCAGAAGTCGAGACCATCGTCAGCATTCAACACACCAATCTGGTCAAGCTGATTGGCTTTTGTGCAGAGAAGTTTGAGGGGCTTTTGGTATATGAATATATTCCAAGAGGGTCGCTTGATAGGTGGATCTATTACCACTACAACAATGTCCCTCTTGATTGGTGCGACCGGTGTAGGATCATTCTGGGTGTTGCCAAGGGCCTATGCTATCTTCATGAGGAGTGTAGGCGGAAATTTGCACATTTAGATATCAAACCACAGAACATTCTCTTGGATGGTAATTTCAATGACAAAATGGCTGATTACGGACTATGCAAGTTAATAAATAGGGAGGTACTGACTATGATAAGAGGAACGCCTGGATATATGGCACCTGAATGGTTGACATTGCGGATCACTGAAAAAGTTGATGTCTACAGCTTTGGAGTTGTCATCATGGAAACAATAAGTGGAAGAAAAAATATTGACAACTCTCAGCCTGAGGAGAATGTTCAGCTCATAAGTCTATTACGAGAAAAAGCTCAAAACATTCAATTGGTTGATCCGATTGACAAGCATACTGATGATATGGTCTCACACCAGGAGGAAGTGGTTCAAATGATGAAGCTCGCAATATGGTGCCTCCAACATGATAACATTGAAAGGCCTTCCATGTCAAATGTGATCAAGGTATTGGAAGGTGCGATAAGCGTAGAAACTTTTGGTGCAAATTCGCTCTTGTACGTTCAAGATAAGCCATCAACATATTCAGTTCCATCTCAAGCATCCATATTATCTGGCCCAAGGTGA
- the LOC127295891 gene encoding large ribosomal subunit protein uL10c → METSFLPTARPLPAFQTLAAAAPRCPRPLRRSTIRAAISRGRKEDTVAAVREQLEGCYLLAGIRYEGLTVKQFQGIRDALPESCHLLVAKNTLVGKAIEGTPWEALKPCMKGMNAWLFVHTEEVPAALKPYRAFQKEERVEDTNDFIGAVFEGKYYQPADFKALETMPTRAEVYSKLLGALNGPATGLVTTLQAPAREVVAVLSAYVRKLEEEAGAGAA, encoded by the coding sequence ATGGAGACCTCCTTCCTCCCGACCGCGCGGCCCCTCCCGGCTTTCcaaaccctcgccgccgccgccccgcgcTGCCCGCGCCCTCTGCGGCGCTCCACCATCCGCGCGGCCATCTCCCGCGGGCGCAAGGAGGACACGGTGGCGGCCGTGCGCGAGCAGCTGGAGGGGTGCTACCTCCTGGCGGGCATCCGGTACGAGGGCCTGACGGTGAAGCAGTTCCAGGGCATCCGCGACGCGCTGCCGGAGTCGTGCCACCTGCTGGTGGCCAAGAACACGCTGGTGGGCAAGGCCATCGAGGGCACCCCCTGGGAGGCGCTCAAGCCGTGCATGAAGGGCATGAACGCCTGGCTCTTCGTCCACACCGAGGAGGTCCCCGCCGCGCTCAAGCCCTACCGCGCCTTCCAGAAGGAGGAGCGCGTCGAGGACACCAACGACTTCATCGGGGCCGTCTTCGAGGGCAAGTACTACCAGCCCGCCGACTTCAAGGCGCTCGAGACTATGCCCACCCGCGCCGAGGTCTACTCCAAGCTGCTCGGCGCCCTCAATGGGCCCGCCACCGGCCTCGTCACCACGCTGCAGGCGCCAGCCAGGGAAGTGGTCGCCGTGCTCTCCGCCTACGTGCGCAAGCTCGAGGAGGAGGCCGGTGCCGGCGCCGCCTAG